In a single window of the Gossypium hirsutum isolate 1008001.06 chromosome A13, Gossypium_hirsutum_v2.1, whole genome shotgun sequence genome:
- the LOC107893203 gene encoding c-Myc-binding protein homolog, with translation MMRYKEEKDAKKEAFRKYLESSGAVDALTKVLVALYEQNEKPSSALEFIQQKLGGPTIYEYEKLQAEISDLQTKYNELLCKHEDACKELEELKNMHSSVSPSTKETNDGEPLKDEHVEKNS, from the exons ATGATGAGATATAAAGAG GAAAAAGATGCTAAGAAAGAAGCATTTAGGAAGTACCTTGAGTCCAGTGGAGCTGTTGATGCTCTCaccaaag TTTTGGTTGCATTGTATGAACAAAATGAGAAGCCATCTTCAGCCCTTGA GTTCATACAACAAAAATTAGGGGGTCCAactatatatgaatatgaaaagCTACAAGCTGAGATTTCAGATTTGCAAACAAAGTACAATGAGCTATTGTGTAAGCATGAGGATGCTTGCAAAGAG TTAGAGGAGCTTAAGAATATGCATTCTTCAGTTTCACCATCGACAAAGGAGACTAATGATGGGGAGCCATTGAAAGATGAGCATGTTGAGAAGAACTCATGA